The Pseudofrankia sp. DC12 region AACCCCGCCCGCCGGGCGAGAATGCCGGGCGAGCGGGTACGCGATCCGGGGCCAGACCCCGGAGGCACGTGGAAGGCGCTGGGTGCCCGGGGCGACCCGGGCGCCCGGCCGCTCTCCGTGAGTGTTGGCGGCGCCAACGTCGGCGCCGATGGCCGAGCGGGCCAGACGGAGACCCCGTGTTCCCCGCGAGAAGGCCGACGGGCCGGGCCTCGTCAAGGCGCCTCCCGCGATCCGCCTGCGCGGTTTGCGGGATGGCGACCTCGCCGAGGGAACTGTGTATCGCCCCTCGTAGTCGCGACTCGCCCCGCGCAACACGGATGTGCAACACGCCCCGCCGCTGCCGCGGTCGGGTGCAGGAGCAGACTGTTCGCCGCTCAGGCAGGAGATTACCGGTGAGTCTGTCCACGTTGGAACTCGTCGACCCCCGCTCCCCCGTTGCCCGGCTGAACCGCTTCTTCGATGCCGACAGCGTCAACCTGTTCGCCGCGCCCGACAGCTCGGGTGTCGTCGCCGGTCAGGGGATGGTCGACGGCAACGAGGTGGTCGCGTTCGCCAGCGACGCGACGGTGCAGGGCGGGGCGATGGGCCGCGACGGCTGTGCGCGCATCGTGCACGCCATCGAGTCGGCGGCCCGGATGGGCGTCCCGGTGGTAGGCATCTGGCACTCGGGCGGCGCGCGGCTGCAGGAGGGTGTCTCGTCCCTGGACGGCATGGGCCGCGTCTTCGCCGCGATCGTGCGGGCGTCCGGCCGGATCCCCCAGATCTCGCTGGTGCTGGGCGCGGCCGCCGGTGGCGCCGCCTACGGCCCGGCACTGACGGACCTGGTCATCATGGGCCCGGACGGGAAGGTCTTCGTCACAGGTCCGGACGTCGTCCGTTCGGTGACCGGCGAGGACTGCACGTTCGACAGCCTCGGCGGCCCGACCACCCACTCCACCAAGAGTGGCGTCGTCCACATGACCTGCGACTCCGACGACCAGGCGTTCGAGACGACCCGTCACGTCGTCGGGCTGCTGGCCGACCAGGGTGACATCGGCCCGGTCGAGCCACGCGAGCTCGCCCAGTTCCTGCCCGAGTCGCCCCGGCGGGCCTACGACGTGCGCCCGCTGGTCGGTGGCCTCGTCGACGACGGGTTCGTCGAGATCCACCCCCGCTGGGCCCGCAACATCGTGACCGCGCTCGGCCGCCTCGGTGGCCGGACGGTCGGCGTGATCGCGAACAACCCGCTGCGCCGCGGCGGCTGCCTGGACTCGCTGTCGGCGGAGAAGGCGGCTCGCTTCGTGCGGCTGTGCGACTCGTTCGGCGTGCCGCTGGTCGTCCTCGTCGACACGCCCGGCTACCTGCCCGGCGTCGGCCAGGAGTGGGAGGGCGTCGTCCGCCGCGGCGCCAAGCTGCTCTACGCCTTCGCCGAGGCCACCGTGCCGCGGGTGACCGTGATGACGCGCAAGGCCTACGGCGGCGCCTACATCGCGATGAACTCCGCGTCCCTGGGCGCGACGGCCGTCTACGCCTGGCCGACCGCCGAGGTCGCCGTCATGGGCCACGAGGCCGCCGTGAAGATCATCCACCGGCGCGCGATCGCCGCGGTGCCCGAGCAGCGCCAGCCGGACAAGATCAAGGAACTGGCCGAGGAGCACGCCGTCGCCGTCGGCGGTGTCGACAAGGCCGTCGAGCTCGGCGTGGTCGACGCCGTTGTCGAGCCGGGCGACACCCGCACGGTGGTGGCCGCCGCCATCGCCGACGCGCTCGCCGCCGGCCGCCCCGACAAGAACGTCCACGGCAACATCCCGCTGTAACACTGGTTCGCTGCGTCCGCCTGGACGCAGCGAACCAGTGTCAGAACAGGCAAGTCGGCCGAAGGCGCGCAAGCGCCGGTTCCGGCCGGCTGCCTAGGCGTCGGCTATGTCGGCCCAGGTGCTTACCACGCGGGCTACCTGGCGGGGGGTCATCCAGGCTGCGGCGCGGGCGAAGATCGGGTCGGCGCGGCGGGCGAGGTCCAGGCGGCCGTCGCCGAGGGCCGGGGCGATCGCGCGGACGTGGTCGAAGCTGATCGTGCCGGTCGTGAAGGCCGCGCGGGTTGCCGGCAGGTCGCGCAGGGCGCGGGCGACAGTGATCAGGTTCGTCGAGGTGGGTGCGTTGATCCGGCACTCCCGCCGCAGCCAGGCGGTCGGCGAGACGGCCCCGTCGGCGAGCCAGAGCGAGCGGCGGTCGAACTCGCCGAGCAGCAGGATCCAACGGGCGGTCGTGGCGTCGACCGTCGTTCGACCCTCGATCACCGCGGTCGCCAGGTCTATGTCGGAAAGCCGCTCCGGTTCGGTCGGCAGCCGCGGGTTCGGCGGCGCCCAACCCGGATAGGTCGGGTCGTCACCGCAGCCGGCCGCCAGCGCCGACTCGGCCAGTTCGGCGCCGTCGAGCCCCGGCGGCCGGCCCTCGGACGAAGCCTCTGTAGCCGGTCGGGCCTGATCGCCGTCCGGCATCCCGGCCTCGGGCCGGTCGGGCCGACTGGAGGCGTCGCCGGACTCCCTCGGTATCCCTGGCTCGGGCACGCCTGCGCGGTCGTCGGGGACGTCGGTCACCTTGCCACCCCTCTGCGCCAGCCCACCACGGCACGCCCGCGCCGTGGCCAGCGGATGCCCAGCGCCACGATCGGGGAGGCCGTCTGGAGTTCGAACGTATGTTCGTATTTTAGGGGATCGGACGGCTGTTCGCCAGCGGCCAGTTGTCCATCAGTTGGCTTGCTGGACGAGCGTACGGCTCACCATCAAGGCGCCGGGCGACAATCCGCCGCGGACCCACCCGACGCGAGGTCGCGGATGACCGGCTGCGGGCGAGATAGTTACCTAATGTGAAATAACGACCTTGACGGTGAGGTTGCACTGCTCGGAGGTGCGTGACGGGTGTTGCGGGAGCTGGGAACGGAGTTCGAGGCGGATCGCGAGGCGGCGGCGACCACGGAAGGGGCGGCGGCGCGAACCGTCGGCGCACCCGCCAGGCGATCACCGACGGCGGTTGGCGACCCTCCCCCGACGGCCGACCAGCCGCGCACCCTGGCGACAGCGAGGCCTACTGTGGCGGCTGCGGCGGCGAGGCCGGTCACGAGCCCGAGCGTCACCCCGGCCGGATCGGCGCGGACCAGCGGCCGCTCCGGCGGGACGTTCGCGGCGCTGCGGGTGCCGAACTACCGGCGGTTCATGACCGGCCAGATCATCTCGATGTGCGGCACCTGGATGCAGACCATCGCGCTCGGCTGGCTGGTCCTGTCCCTCGGCGCCTCCGGCACGATCCTCGGCATCGTCACCGCCGCGCAGTTCCTGCCGATCCTGGTGCTCGGTGCCTACGGCGGGCTCGTGGCCGACCGGGCCAACACCCGTGCGCTGCTGATCACGACTGCGTCGCTGCAGGCCACGCTGGCCGCGGTGCTCGGCGTCCTGGTGATCACCCACGTCGTGACGCTGTGGATGGTCGTCGCGTTCGCCGCCTTGCTCGGCCTGACCCAGGCCGCCGACAACCCGGCTCGGCAGAGCTTCGTCCAGGAGATGGTCGGCCCGGAGACGCTGCCGAACGCGGTCACCCTGAACTCGGTCACGATGAACGCGGCGCGGGTGGTCGGCCCGGCTATCGCGGGCCTGCTCATCACGCTGATCGGCACCGGAACGTGCTTCCTGCTCAACGCGTTGTCGTTCGCCGCGGTGATCGTCGCGCTGATCCGCCTCGACCGCGCGGAGCTGCGGCCCAAGCCCCGGCTGACGAAGGCCCCGGGCCAGATCCGGGACGGCCTGCGCTACGCGGTTCGTACTCCGAGCATCCGGATCCCGCTGACGATGATGGTGATCATCGGCACGCTGGCCTACGAGTTCCAGGTCACCCTGCCACTGATCGCCCGGCAGGCGTTCCACGGCACCGCGGCCACCTACAGCCTGCTGACCGGCGCGATGGGCGCGGGCGCTGTCATCGGTGGCCTGCTGGTGGCGCGACGCCGCCTGACCGGCGTACGCAGCCTCGTCGTCATCGCCGCCGTGTTCGGCGTGCTGATCCTCGCCGCGGCGGCGGCTCCGTCGTTGCCGCTGCTCGTCGCGGCGCTGGTCCTGACCGGCGCGGCCAGCGTCGCCTTCATCTCGACCGGCAACGCGACCGTCCAGCTGTCGTCGGATCCCAGGATGCGTGGCCGGGTGATGGCGCTGTGGTCGGTCGCCTTCCTCGGCACCACCCCCGTCGGCGGCCCGGTCGCCGGCGCCGTCGCCCAGGCCCTGGGGGCGCGCGCGGGCCTGGTGCTGGCCGGTGTGGCCGCGCTCGTCGCCGCGCTGATCGGCCTGGCCTCGCGGCGCCAGGCCGCCGCCCACCCGGTCACCGCCGCGGGCCGGCCGACGCCTGTCTCGAGCTGAGCCCACCCGGGCAGAAGCAGCTCGATCTCAGGATCGGCGGATGACAGATGTCGGCCCACGCGGCCCCCGTCCAGCTGATGACCGGGGGCCGCGCGGGTCGCGGGCTGCCTGCCGCCGGGCTACTCGGGCTCGGCGGCCGCCTGGGTGGACGACGTCGGCTGAGGCGACTGGGCCGGGGCCTTGGCGGCGACCCGGTCCAGCTCGGGAAGGTCGCGCAGGTCGTCCGAGCCGCCGCGGTGCGCCTGCAACGCGCTGGTGTGGTACTCCTCAGCGATGTCGACGAACTCCGGCTCGTGGTAGCGGCGGCCGTCGACGGTCGGGCCGACGGTCCCCTCCATGATCGACTCGACGTCCTCGCCGGTGATGGTCTTGTGGGTCTCCAGTGCGTGCGTCAGCGCGAGCACCTCGCGGCGGTTGGCCGCCAGGACCTCTTCCGTTCGCCGGTAGAGCTCCTGGAGCTTCGCCTCGACCTGCTTGCCAAACGGCCGGTCGGCGTCGACGGAGCCGACGCCCATTCCCTCCGAGACCATCATCGTCCAGTTGGCGATGGTGTCGCCCATGCCCCACCGCGTGATGCTCTGCGCGACCAGCATGGTCGCGGAGCCCAGGTCGCCACCGACGCCCATCGTGTTGTCACCGTCGAAGAACATCCGCTCCCCGACCAGCGAGGCCAGCGAGACCATCACCCCGACCTCGACCTCGGACTTCCACGAGAACATGGAGTCCTCGAGCTGGACCGAGGCGACGAAACCGCCGGTACCGCCGCGACGCTCGATGGTCGCGATGTCGATCGCCATGTTGCGGCGCAGCCGGTAGGCGACGACCGCGTGGCAGGCCTCGTGCAGGGCGACACTGTGCCGCTCCCGCTCGATGTGCTCGTGGTCGTCGGGTAGGCCGTGCTCCTTGATGACCCGCGCGCGCAGCACGTCGGACCAGGTGATGATCTCGCGGCCGTCCTTGATGGCCTGGGTGAGCGCCTCGTTGACCGTATCCTTGATCGTCGCACCGGTCGCCTGCGGGCTCATGATGGCCAACCGGTCGATCTGCTCCTCGGTCAGCTCGTGCTTGACCTTGGCAAGGTAGCCGTTGTAGGTCTTCACCCGGCCTTCCTTGCTGGGGTACCCGACCTCGTACTGACGGTCGATTCTTCCCGGCCGCAACAGTGCCTCGTCCAGCGAGTTCGGCATGTTGGTGGCCATCATGATCAGGATCCGGTACTTCGGCGGCGGCTTCGGCTTCATCCCCAGCGCACGACGCACCACCCGGTTGAGGAAGCCGCGCGGCTTCTTCAGGCCGGACATCTCGGCAAGCAGCGACTGCAGCGTGCCCATGTCGCCGCCCATCATCCCGCCCATCGGCATGACGGCCCGGTGCACGGAACCGCCGGCCTGCACCGACCCGTCGGCACCGAATCCGGGACGGCCGGCTGCCGAGGCACGGTGCTCGTACAGCTCGGCCTGCGCCCGGCTGCTCAGGTAGTGCACACCGTTGCATCCCGAGAAGTCCTCCAGCCCGTCGGCGTACGACGGCGCCCGCCAGCCATGCGCCCCGAGGCGGGTCGCCGCGTGGGCCGCCCGCCCGCCGGGCCGGTTGAAGCCCGAGGCCAGCTGGCCGCGGTTGCCGAGGCTGTCCGCCTCGTCGAAGAAGGCGATGACGCCGCCGTAGCGCAGCGAGAGCTTGCGCAGCTTACGGAAGAGCGACTTCACCTTCAGGATGCCGACGCCCATGAACATCGCCTGGAAGGCGCCTGGGTCGATGAAGACGTACGGCTTGCCGGTCTCGCCCGCGACCGCCTCGGCGAGCAGCGTCTTGCCGGTGCCGGGCGGGCCCCACAGCAGAATGCCGCCGGGAACGTAGCCGCCCCTGCTCTCGATCTCCTCAGGGTGCTCCAGGTAGAAGACGTTCTCCTTGACCCGGGATACGACGTGGTCCTGGCCCCAGACGTCGGCGAACCGGGTCTTGACGTCATCGGGGTAGTAGACCTCGACGCCGCCCTTGGACATGAACCAGAAGATCGCGGCGAACTGCCCGACGACGATCAGCAGCAGCAGCACGATCTGGAACAGCAGCGGGATGGCGCTCCAGATCGCGTTCGGCACCTTGACGACCGCGTCGAACAGCGAGACGTGCTCGAGACGGGCGTAGACGAACAGCGCCACGACCAGCGTCACGATCCATTTGGCCGCGCGGCTGAGTCGGTAGCGGTTCCAGTCGTTGTACCGGTGCATCCGGGTCTCGGCGCGGCCGAACACCCGGTCGGTCCAGAACACGTAGTACGGCGAGGAGCGTTCGCCGAGGTACATGTGCACCTGGCGGACGACCTCGACGCCGATCAGGGCGAGCAGCCACCAGCTCGACCGGGCCTCGATGCTGAGCGCGTCCCCCCAGGACATCAACGGGTTGCCGGAGACCTGCGCCGCGACCACGAACGCGAACAGACCGAGCAGCAGCAGGAGGAACTTCCCCCGGTCCCAGAGGGAGAGCTTCTTGCGCCTCGGGCCGGGCGTCGCCGGCGCCGCGCCTGGGTCGCCCTCCGGCGCCGGGAACGTGCCGTTCGGCCCGGCGGTGGCGAGGACGTCCGGCGTCGGCGGGTCGGTGTGGTTCATGACTATCGCCCTCAGTCCGTCGGTCTCGTCGGTGGGTTGTCGCGGCTGCGCGCGGTCGCCTGGGCTCGCGCCGTCAGCTCGTCGACGTCGGCTTGATCGTGAAGGAGCGCAGGACCTGGTCCACCGCAGGGCTGTTCTGCGCGTAACACAGCGCGGTGCAGGTGATCACCAGCTGGTAGAGCACGGTCTGGTTCTGGTCCAGCAGGCTGGTCTGGTCGATCTCCGCGAGGCCCGCTGACGTCGAGAGCTGGTAGATGAGGTGCACCCCGTGCACACCATCGGCCTTCTTGACGGTCTCGTCGGCCAGGAGCAGGAAGGCCGGGTGCAGCCGGGCGCCGACCGGGTCCTGCTTGATGGCCGCCTCCTGCGCGGCCTCCGCGTCGTCGATCGACACGAGCAGGTTGCGCAGGCTGTCGGTGGAAATCGTCTTGGCCTCTTCCGGCAGGAGCTGGCGCACCTGCAGGAACCCGTTCGGCTGCTGGGAGTCGGGGGCCAGCGCGGTGGTCGGCTGGGTGCTTCCCGAGGCGTCGAGCTTGGTCATCCACTCGCGCTGGCTGAGCGCGACGTACATGTCCGGGCTCATCTGGCGAGCGTCGATGCCCAGCAGCTGCGGGTCCTGGATCCGGACGTGGCTCCAGCCGTCGGGCACCTTCACGTACACGCCAGCAGCCTTATTTGTAACGTATTTGTTACTCGCGGAACTGCACGCGGAAGTAAGCACAAGGACGCTCACGACGGCGCCCGCTACGGCGGCCCTGAGGACGGACCCCGACCAGCGACGCCGATCGGCTGCTCGCGCGACCACGGCAAACCTCCCCAATATGAGGCCGAATCCATGGTGCGGCACCGAGCCATGGTCAAACTACGTCTTCACACAACATTAAAGCTATCGGCCGCCGTGCCGCGTCCTGCCGACCACTTGTGATTCCGTCCACCCGCGCGCGTCGTCCGAGCACGCACCTTCACCGCCTCCCGGCACCACCCTGCGACGCCACGTACCGTGCCGCCACTGGACGCCGCCACTGGACGTCTCCGGGAGCCACGGTGAGACACGTCCGGCCCGGCGCGCCCTGCCAGACCGTGGGCTCGCCGTCGAACGCCACCATCGGATCCCCGATCCCGAGCAGATCACATCGATCCCGCCCGGGACCCAGCGACGCGCCACCCTGCCGACGCCACGCGGACATGACGGTCACACCCGCAGGTCTCGGCCACTTCCATCCCCACGCGGGACGGGTCAGGCACACTGGTCGGCATGGCGCGTACGCGGGCAGCCGGGCACGACAACGCGTACCGGGCCGTTCCCGGCGGCGACCTGCCGGGCACACCTGGGCGTTCCGCTCGCGACGGCGGCCCCCGGCACCTCTTCGGCATCGTCGCCGTGGCCGTCGTGTTCGCCCTCGTCGGGCTCACCCTCTGGCGGCCCCTGTCGGCGCTGGTCGCGGTGCCGCTCATCGCGGTGCTCGCCCTGATCGTCCGACGGGCCGTGCCGGTGCCCGCGGCCAAGGCCGCGGCCCCCGCCCGCCGCCCAGGCCGGGACGGACAGGCCCGGTCCACCGCCACGGCCTCGTCCCGCGGGGTCCCGTCGTCACGGACAGCTCCCGCGCGCCGGCCAGTCAACGCCAGCCGTTACGACGACCGGGCGCCTTACGACCAGGAAGCCGAGCTTCCCACCACGGCGACCCGCCGCCCGGCAACACCGGCCGGGCGAAACCCGGCCGACGTGCGCTACGGCCGGGACGACGCCCGCGACCGCCACGACGAGCAGGAACCCAGGCCCCGGCGGGCCACCACTCCCTCACCGGGTTTCGAGCCCGACTACGACCACCCACGCCGCGCCGCCGCTCGCCGCCCTGGCGACGACCAGGGCCGCGCGCTCCCCCGCGACGGCGCCCGCCCGGCAGGCCAGCAGCGGCCCGGCTATGCGGACGCGCCGTATCACTCCCCCGACGAGCGCTCCGGTTACGTCCGGCCCGGCCATGACCAGGGCGGCCCGGCCCCGGACGGCCGGCACCCGTCGGCGCCGGGCTCCGCCCAGCCGGCCGCGCGGGACCCGGCCGACGGCCGCTACACCGGCACAGGCCCCGGCGGTGCGCCGACGGGCGGCACCGGGCCCGGTGCCGCCCGGTACGAGGACGCGCGGTACGGCGAGGCGGGGTACGGCGGCGATCCTTACACCGCCGGCCAGGGGCCCGCGGCCTACCAACGCGGGCCAGCCGACGAGCACCACGACCAGCAGCCTGGCTACCCCGCCCCGCGGCGGGCCGAGTACGACGGCGC contains the following coding sequences:
- a CDS encoding carboxyl transferase domain-containing protein; amino-acid sequence: MSLSTLELVDPRSPVARLNRFFDADSVNLFAAPDSSGVVAGQGMVDGNEVVAFASDATVQGGAMGRDGCARIVHAIESAARMGVPVVGIWHSGGARLQEGVSSLDGMGRVFAAIVRASGRIPQISLVLGAAAGGAAYGPALTDLVIMGPDGKVFVTGPDVVRSVTGEDCTFDSLGGPTTHSTKSGVVHMTCDSDDQAFETTRHVVGLLADQGDIGPVEPRELAQFLPESPRRAYDVRPLVGGLVDDGFVEIHPRWARNIVTALGRLGGRTVGVIANNPLRRGGCLDSLSAEKAARFVRLCDSFGVPLVVLVDTPGYLPGVGQEWEGVVRRGAKLLYAFAEATVPRVTVMTRKAYGGAYIAMNSASLGATAVYAWPTAEVAVMGHEAAVKIIHRRAIAAVPEQRQPDKIKELAEEHAVAVGGVDKAVELGVVDAVVEPGDTRTVVAAAIADALAAGRPDKNVHGNIPL
- a CDS encoding DUF222 domain-containing protein, which translates into the protein MTDVPDDRAGVPEPGIPRESGDASSRPDRPEAGMPDGDQARPATEASSEGRPPGLDGAELAESALAAGCGDDPTYPGWAPPNPRLPTEPERLSDIDLATAVIEGRTTVDATTARWILLLGEFDRRSLWLADGAVSPTAWLRRECRINAPTSTNLITVARALRDLPATRAAFTTGTISFDHVRAIAPALGDGRLDLARRADPIFARAAAWMTPRQVARVVSTWADIADA
- a CDS encoding MFS transporter, translating into MAAAAARPVTSPSVTPAGSARTSGRSGGTFAALRVPNYRRFMTGQIISMCGTWMQTIALGWLVLSLGASGTILGIVTAAQFLPILVLGAYGGLVADRANTRALLITTASLQATLAAVLGVLVITHVVTLWMVVAFAALLGLTQAADNPARQSFVQEMVGPETLPNAVTLNSVTMNAARVVGPAIAGLLITLIGTGTCFLLNALSFAAVIVALIRLDRAELRPKPRLTKAPGQIRDGLRYAVRTPSIRIPLTMMVIIGTLAYEFQVTLPLIARQAFHGTAATYSLLTGAMGAGAVIGGLLVARRRLTGVRSLVVIAAVFGVLILAAAAAPSLPLLVAALVLTGAASVAFISTGNATVQLSSDPRMRGRVMALWSVAFLGTTPVGGPVAGAVAQALGARAGLVLAGVAALVAALIGLASRRQAAAHPVTAAGRPTPVSS
- a CDS encoding AAA family ATPase, with the translated sequence MNHTDPPTPDVLATAGPNGTFPAPEGDPGAAPATPGPRRKKLSLWDRGKFLLLLLGLFAFVVAAQVSGNPLMSWGDALSIEARSSWWLLALIGVEVVRQVHMYLGERSSPYYVFWTDRVFGRAETRMHRYNDWNRYRLSRAAKWIVTLVVALFVYARLEHVSLFDAVVKVPNAIWSAIPLLFQIVLLLLIVVGQFAAIFWFMSKGGVEVYYPDDVKTRFADVWGQDHVVSRVKENVFYLEHPEEIESRGGYVPGGILLWGPPGTGKTLLAEAVAGETGKPYVFIDPGAFQAMFMGVGILKVKSLFRKLRKLSLRYGGVIAFFDEADSLGNRGQLASGFNRPGGRAAHAATRLGAHGWRAPSYADGLEDFSGCNGVHYLSSRAQAELYEHRASAAGRPGFGADGSVQAGGSVHRAVMPMGGMMGGDMGTLQSLLAEMSGLKKPRGFLNRVVRRALGMKPKPPPKYRILIMMATNMPNSLDEALLRPGRIDRQYEVGYPSKEGRVKTYNGYLAKVKHELTEEQIDRLAIMSPQATGATIKDTVNEALTQAIKDGREIITWSDVLRARVIKEHGLPDDHEHIERERHSVALHEACHAVVAYRLRRNMAIDIATIERRGGTGGFVASVQLEDSMFSWKSEVEVGVMVSLASLVGERMFFDGDNTMGVGGDLGSATMLVAQSITRWGMGDTIANWTMMVSEGMGVGSVDADRPFGKQVEAKLQELYRRTEEVLAANRREVLALTHALETHKTITGEDVESIMEGTVGPTVDGRRYHEPEFVDIAEEYHTSALQAHRGGSDDLRDLPELDRVAAKAPAQSPQPTSSTQAAAEPE